A single genomic interval of Spinacia oleracea cultivar Varoflay chromosome 6, BTI_SOV_V1, whole genome shotgun sequence harbors:
- the LOC130464376 gene encoding uncharacterized protein, whose translation MSDAFDSENPSTPDYTSASSTSYSISSTSFVSLSSDEEVRAFAETRTKSVHDVMSRSNPAVIPISSDEGSSRGDPSSLVNTGHAPTVSMSDLSPSYRQTLRELLLACLARTVRVNPPPSAPSGLDVQPLSEWAWLYDFTDLDEASESFESLHISLLETTPTRTNE comes from the coding sequence ATGTCTGATGCGTTTGATAGTGAGAATCCTAGTACCCCAGATTATACAAGTGCTTCTTCTACTTCTTATTCTATCTCTTCTACTTCCTTTGTCTCTTTGTCCTCTGACGAAGAGGTTAGGGCTTTTGCTGAAACTAGGACTAAATCTGTACATGATGTCATGTCTCGATCTAATCCTGCCGTTATCCCCATTTCTTCAGATGAGGGGTCTTCTAGAGGCGACCCCTCTTCTCTTGTTAATACAGGTCATGCGCCAACCGTATCTATGTCTGACTTGTCGCCCTCTTACCGCCAAACCCTTAGGGAATTACTTCTTGCTTGTCTCGCTAGGACTGTTAGAGTTAACCCTCCCCCTAGTGCTCCTTCTGGGTTGGATGTTCAACCTCTGTCGGAGTGGGCTTGGTTGTATGATTTCACTGACCTTGATGAAGCTTCCGAGTCGTTTGAGTCTTTGCATATTTCACTACTAGAAACGACACCTACAAGGACAAATGAATAA